The genomic DNA CGATCGATGGCTTTTCCGGCACCGAGACGGCCGGACGCGGCGGCTCCGCCTTCACTTCCAGGCCGGACGGTTCGACCTCGGGCGGTCTGCCTTTGGCTGTCGGTTCCGCTTCGATGCGTTCGACCAGCGCCCGCGTCGCTTCTTCGGGATCGACGCCGAGCTCGCGCTTCAGCGCTTCCTTGCAGACCAGGAACTGACGGAAGGCATCGTTGGTCTTGCCGCGGCGGCGGAAGATGCGGATCAGTGCACGGTGGGCCTGCTCGGCGCATGGGTCGAGCGTCACCAGCCGTTCGGCCAGTGCTTCGCAGGCCAATTCCTCGCGCGAACCCAACTCCGGCAAGAGGCTCAGCCGCTCGGCCAGTTCCAGCGCCTTGCGGGCGTAGTTGGCCCGAAGCGGCGCGAGCCACTCGTCGATCTCGCCTGCGAACGACAGCCCGTCGAGCAGGTCGCCCCGATAGAGGTCGGCCGCTGCCGCGAGGCTTGTGCCTTCATCGGCCTGACAGTTCCGGTCGAAAATCCAGATGTCGGCCTCGTCGGCATTCGCCGCCAGCCAGATGGTGTCGGCACTGCCTTCGATGCGAATGGCTTCGTCGCCGGTGGACGGAAACAGCCGCCTGATGTCGACCAGAGCCTGGCGCAGGCTGTTTCGCGCCTGCTGCTCGCCGCTGCCGGCCCACAGCATCGCCGCCACCCTCTCGCGGCGAAGGCCCTTGGGCCCGGCCAGAACGAGCGCGGCAAAGAGCAGCGACGTCTTGCGCGTCGCGAAGTGCAGAGGTTGCCCGCCTGCGAAGACAACCTCGATGCCGCCAAGCAATCGGATGCGCACTCCTGCCCCCGTGAAAAAAGCCATGGGCAGAATATCACGTCCCGCCACCGACTTAACGACGATTTAGCGCGGTTTTTCCTACGGTTTCACGCTTGGATGAACATTGGCAAAGCGCGCCGGTGGGACATTGCCCTCGTGAGTTCGAACGAGGGAGAATGACAATGACCTACATCAGCCTCAGGACCTTCCAGCCGACCACCCGCCGTGCCGGCACGCTCGCGGCCAATATCGCGACGATCTTCGTCGGGCTCCGGCGCCGGTACCAGGATGCCATGCAGCGCAGGGCTTTGGCCGGCTTGTCGATGTCGGAACTGAAGGATTTCGGGTATCCGGCCGATGAAGCTCCCGCCGATGTCGCGGCTCGCGGCCGCCGCCCGCTGCGGTGAACCGTCACTTTTCCTGGAATCAGGCCAGCGGCGCGCCGGGTAGATAAAGGGCGATCGGCCGTATCTCGTAGACCGCGGTGGGATTGACGCGCTTGAGATCGCGCGCCGCCGCGATCGCCTCGTCCTGGTCCGCGCAATCCAGCACATAGAGGCCGAGCAACTGCTCCTTTGTCTCGGTAAAGGGACCGTCGATCACCATGCCGTCGCCCGGACCGCGCAGCGTGACCGCTTTAGCGGTCTCGCCCAGCCTTGCCGCCGGCCCCAGCTTGCCGGCGCGCGTCAGCCTGTCGTTGATCTCGAGCAGGTCTTTCATGAGGGCTGCATCCTCGTCGGGCGTCCAGGACTGGACGGTCTCTTCGACGTGATAGGCAAGGATCGCATAGAACATGGAGCGGTTTCCTCGTGCATGACCCCGAAAATCGGAATCGATTTTTGCTTTGCTGACCTTCGGTTCGGAAAGGATCATCCACCAAATTGAAGTGCTGCAGCGTCCTTTGCGCAAGAGGACGCGCGGCGCTGTAGAGAGCGGCCGCACTATCACAAGGATGGCGAGGCCGATCCAGTCCCGACGGCAGTCGGGAAAACGCCTCCTGACTCAAGCTGCCAGCGGCAGGCACAGCTCCGTCAGCAGGCCACCGGCGGGATGGTTGGAAAGGCTGATCTCGCCGCCGGCGCCGCGAGCGATGTTGCGGGCTATGGTGAGGCCGAGACCCAGGCCGCCGGTCTCGCGGTTGCGCGACTGTTCGAGGCGCACGAAGGAAGCGAACACCTGATCCAGCTTTGCCTGCGGGATGCCCGGCCCCTCGTCGCGGATGGTGAGCAAAATCGTATCACCCGACCGTCGCACGCCGATATGCGCCTTCTTGCCATAGGTGACCGCGTTCTGGACGAGATTGGTGATGCAGCGGCGCAGCGCCACCGGCCGCGCGATGCAGATCAGGCCGCGCGAAGGTGTGGCGTCTTCGTCGAAGGAAGCATCCTCGAACATGTCGGCGACGGATTCCACCAGCGACCAGAAATCGATCCGCTCGGCCTTTTCCTCCGTGACCTCGAATTTGGCGAAGTCGATCACCGAACTGGCGATGCTTTCGATGTCGGCGAGGTCATGCGCAAGGGCTTCGCGAGCGGCTGATTTGCGCAGCAACTCGAGACGCAGCCGCATCCTGGTCAGCGGCGTGCGCAGATCATGCGCAAGTGCTGCCGCCAGGTGTTCGCGGTCCTCGACATAGTCGCGCAGGCGCATCTGCATGGCGTTGACCGCTTTCGCCGCGGCACGGATCTCGCGGCTGCCGCTCTCGGCGATCGGCGGGCTTTTCAGGTCGTTGCCGATGCGGTTCACCGCGGTCTCCATCATGCGGTAAGGCGCCGTCAGCCGGCGCAGCGACCAGATCGACATGACCACGATCAATCCCGCTATCAGCGAATAGAGCGGCAGGCTGTCCCAACTCAGGATCGGCCCCGCCGGCGTGATCGGCTCGGTGAAGTTCAGCCATTGGCCGTCGGAAAAGCGCAGCGACGCCGTCAGCTTGTCGCTCTGCGCAAAGTCCGCGGCCAGCACCAGAAGATCGCGCTCGACCTGGCCGACATCCCTGTTCATCACCTGGCCGTCCGGGACATCGGCTTCCTGCGTTGCCGGATCGCGCCGCACGCGCGCGTCGGTGATGCCGAACTTGGACAGGCGGCCGACCAGAATGTCCTCCAGCTCGGCAAGCTGGTCGTCGCCGGCAATCGAGGAGGTGACGGCAGGAGTGTCCGAAACGGTCAGCGCATAGGTGGCATTGAACAGGCCGGATGCGGTCGCCTTGCGCTCCTCGGGCGTGGCGTCATGCATCAGCTGCACCAGCGAATAGGCGCGGTCGTTCAGCCGGTAGAGATCAACCACATCGTTGGCGGCAGCGCGGTCGCGCGCCACGATATAGAGCGTCGCGACCTGGCTGATCATCAGGCTGGCGATGACGATGAGCAGCACCCAGACCGGCAGGGTTTGCGGCAGGAAGCGTCTCATTCGGAGGTCGTTTCGGGCAGAAACTGATAGCCGCCGCTGCGCACGGTCAGAATCAGCTTCGGCGTCTTCGGGTCGTCTTCCATCTTGCGGCGCAGGCGGCTCACCAGGATATCGACGCTGCGGTCGAAGCTGTAGCCGGTGTCGCCACCCGAAAGCTCGATGAGCTGTTCGCGGGTGAGCACGCGCTGCGCGCTCTTGACGAAGGTCTGCAGCAGATTGAACTCGGCCATCGTCAGCTCCACCCGCACGTCGTCGGGCGCCGTCAGGCGGCGGCGCGAGCAATCCATGGTCCAGCCGGCGAACCGGTAGATCTGCTTGGCGGCGGGCCGGCGCGGCTCGGCGGTGCCGTTGCGCCTCAGAACAGCGCGGATGCGGGCGAGCAACTCGCGCGGATCGAAGGGTTTCGGCACATAGTCATCCGCGCCCATCTCGAGGCCGACGACGCGGTCCGTCGTCTCGGTCACCGCGGTCAGCATGATGATCGGTGTGGTGTAATTGGCGCGGATCTCGCGGCAAAGCTCCAGCCCGCTTTTTCCCGGCAGCATCACGTCCAGCACGATGAGGTCGACCTGCACGCGGCGCAGGATCGCCTCCATCTCGGCGCCGTCGGCGGCCACCGTCGTGCGCAGTCCCCGCTTCTGGAAGAATTCCTGAAGCAGGTCCCGTATGCCCTTGTCGTCATCGACGATCAGTATGTGCGCGTCGGATTTCACGAGAACCCCGCGATTGCTGTAGTCAAGCCGTCCTTCGGTGATCACCCACACGATAGAATTCGGGCCACATGTTGGCCAGCGGCGACGATTTGGGAAGAGCTGGCTTCCCCAGAAACAATTCAGAAACAAAATTCTACAGTTGGGAAAAACTCGTGAAAAAAATCAAGGGCATAACCGGTGTCGTGGCGGTCAGGTCATCGGCTGCGACGCAAGTTTCCGGAGTAACGGGCAAGACCAATGCAGAGGTTCTGGATCAGCTTGATGGGTGCTTTGCTCAGCATGTCGCTCATCACAGCCGCGGTCGGAGCCTCCAACGCAAAGGTGACGTCGCTGACCCGGGCCGAGCGCTGCACCAACCTCAGCCGTCAAGTTGACGAAGCCCTCGAAACCCATGCCGCGGCAACGCAGGTCACCGCGGCGAAGGCACTTCAAAGAAAGGGAAACCGGTTCTGCGCCGCCAAGAAACAGGCACAGGGCATCCGGATGCTCGCAAATGCTTTGAAGCTGCTTGGAGTGACACCGATCGACCCGGTTCAGTGACGCTCACCTTCCTCGACCCGCATGAAAAGGAAATGAAGCCATGAAGAAGTCCATTCTCTCCGCCACCGGTCTCGCCGTCGCTCTCGCCTTCGCGATGCCGTCTCTCGGCAACGCCGCCGCCACGACGACCGCTGCTCCGGCTGCTTCGACCACGACCACCGCTCCGGCTGACAGCACGGCAAAGCCGCCCGTGAAGAAAGTCGCCGCGAAGAAGCACAAGAAGGCTTCGAAGAAGAAGGTCGTCAAGAAGACCGACAAGAAGGATGCTCCGAAGACCTGATCCGGGTCTCGGCACCTTACCTTACAAAACCGCTCCAGCCGGTTTCGGCTGGGGCGGTTTCTGGCGACCGAAGCCGACACCCCCGGCAGCTTCCGCCGCGAAAGCTTGATCCTTAACCCGATCGCAATGCCGGTGTCGTAGGACAATCCGCATGAGGAAGCGGTTTTCGTCCCTGATGCGTTCGCTGACGCTCGGCGGCCTGGTTGCCACCGCGGCGGCAAGAGCGCTTATCATCTTCACAGCCAGCCCGGTGCCGGATCCCGCCAGCGGCAGGACCGAGCCGGAGCTTTTCGCGCCGGTAATCTCGTCGAGCTTCGACTACATCACGCCGGCACAGAGCTGGATCCTGATCGTGCTCACCGGCGCAACGCTGGTCGGCTTCGCCGCCTGGATAGTCACCGCGTTCATGGAGCGTGGTTCCGACATGGACGATGGCGGCTCCGGCAGGTTCGATAAAACGATGCGCCGCACGATCGGCCGGCAGGGCCGTTGAACCGCAAACAGTGCTTTCCCACATAAGGTCGGATGTTTGCCCGCGCCGCTACGGCGGGCAAATGGGCGAATGCTTCCCTGCATGACTAAAGTGGAAGCAACAATCACAGCTATTTTCGCGCAATTCCGGACGGAAAACCGCTGAGCACTTTTCCTGGAATTGCTGAGTTCACAACCGGCGGATTCCAATGCCTGA from Mesorhizobium sp. M1E.F.Ca.ET.045.02.1.1 includes the following:
- a CDS encoding YciI family protein, whose amino-acid sequence is MFYAILAYHVEETVQSWTPDEDAALMKDLLEINDRLTRAGKLGPAARLGETAKAVTLRGPGDGMVIDGPFTETKEQLLGLYVLDCADQDEAIAAARDLKRVNPTAVYEIRPIALYLPGAPLA
- a CDS encoding ATP-binding protein, encoding MRRFLPQTLPVWVLLIVIASLMISQVATLYIVARDRAAANDVVDLYRLNDRAYSLVQLMHDATPEERKATASGLFNATYALTVSDTPAVTSSIAGDDQLAELEDILVGRLSKFGITDARVRRDPATQEADVPDGQVMNRDVGQVERDLLVLAADFAQSDKLTASLRFSDGQWLNFTEPITPAGPILSWDSLPLYSLIAGLIVVMSIWSLRRLTAPYRMMETAVNRIGNDLKSPPIAESGSREIRAAAKAVNAMQMRLRDYVEDREHLAAALAHDLRTPLTRMRLRLELLRKSAAREALAHDLADIESIASSVIDFAKFEVTEEKAERIDFWSLVESVADMFEDASFDEDATPSRGLICIARPVALRRCITNLVQNAVTYGKKAHIGVRRSGDTILLTIRDEGPGIPQAKLDQVFASFVRLEQSRNRETGGLGLGLTIARNIARGAGGEISLSNHPAGGLLTELCLPLAA
- a CDS encoding response regulator transcription factor encodes the protein MKSDAHILIVDDDKGIRDLLQEFFQKRGLRTTVAADGAEMEAILRRVQVDLIVLDVMLPGKSGLELCREIRANYTTPIIMLTAVTETTDRVVGLEMGADDYVPKPFDPRELLARIRAVLRRNGTAEPRRPAAKQIYRFAGWTMDCSRRRLTAPDDVRVELTMAEFNLLQTFVKSAQRVLTREQLIELSGGDTGYSFDRSVDILVSRLRRKMEDDPKTPKLILTVRSGGYQFLPETTSE